The following proteins are co-located in the Malus sylvestris chromosome 13, drMalSylv7.2, whole genome shotgun sequence genome:
- the LOC126595567 gene encoding geraniol 8-hydroxylase-like — MDLLSCMLLSLIVVWISVHAIYYSFAGRSIPTRLPPGPKPFPFIGNLLELGNKPHLSLTNLSQRYGPIFTLHLGQVTTVVVSSSTVAKEVLRTHDQFFCNRTIPNAVQARDHAKYGMPWLPVSAAWRNLRKICNSQLFANKVLDANQANRHIKVQELISKVNESVVKGNAVDIGKAAFKTTLNLMSRTVFSVDLADPKSETAREFKELVWSIMEEIGKPNLADYFPVLKKIDPMGIRRRLANHFQKMIDLFHRMITQRLESRKSRDYVITNDMLDTLINISEEKSEDMDMDETEHLFLDLFGAATDTTSSTLEWAMAELLRNPEKLSLAQAELKQIIGKGKPVEESQIAQLPYLQAIIKETFRLHPVVPFLIPRKAEVDVEICGYIVPKGAQVLVNAWAIGRDPNVWDNANSFMPERFLGSEIDVLGRSFELIPFGGGRRICPGLPLAMRMLSLMLGSLINSFDDWKLEDGVTPDTLNMDQKFGLTLQKAQPLKVVPILYKNLA; from the exons ATGGACTTGTTGAGTTGCATGCTATTATCTCTTATAGTCGTCTGGATCTCAGTCCATGCTATCTATTATTCATTTGCAGGAAGATCGATTCCCACTAGGCTTCCACCTGGACCAAAACCATTTCCCTTCATTGGAAATCTCTTGGAGCTTGGGAACaaaccccatctctctctcactaacCTTTCACAACGCTATGGTCCCATTTTCACATTACATCTCGGACAAGTAACCACGGTTGTAGTTTCCTCGTCGACCGTGGCTAAGGAGGTCCTCCGAACCCATGACCAATTCTTTTGCAACCGAACCATCCCCAATGCAGTCCAAGCTCGTGACCACGCCAAGTACGGCATGCCTTGGCTACCCGTTTCAGCCGCGTGGAGAAACCTCCGCAAAATATGCAACTCGCAACTGTTCGCCAACAAAGTTCTTGACGCCAACCAAGCCAACCGTCACATAAAAGTGCAGGAACTCATATCCAAGGTCAATGAAAGCGTTGTGAAAGGTAACGCTGTTGATATTGGAAAGGCCGCTTTCAAAACTACGCTCAACTTGATGTCGCGTACCGTCTTCTCTGTGGACTTGGCAGACCCGAAGAGCGAGACGGCTAGAGAGTTTAAGGAGTTGGtttggagtattatggaagagATTGGGAAGCCAAACTTGGCTGACTATTTTCCTGTGCTTAAGAAGATTGATCCCATGGGGATACGGCGTCGTTTGGCCAATCACTTCCAGAAGATGATCGACCTCTTTCACCGCATGATCACACAAAGGTTGGAGTCAAGAAAATCACGAGATTATGTCATAACAAATGATATGTTGGATACACTCATAAACATCAGTGAAGAGAAGAGTGAGGATATGGACATGGATGAAACTGAGCATCTGTTTCTG GATCTATTTGGTGCGGCCACAGATACAACTTCATCCACATTGGAATGGGCAATGGCTGAGCTATTACGCAACCCGGAAAAACTTTCCCTAGCTCAAGCAGAGCTGAAGCAAATTATCGGCAAAGGAAAGCCAGTTGAGGAATCACAAATTGCTCAACTCCCTTACCTACAAGCCATAATCAAAGAAACCTTCAGATTACACCCAGTTGTTCCATTTCTAATTCCCCGAAAAGCCGAAGTTGACGTAGAAATCTGCGGGTACATTGTACCAAAGGGTGCACAAGTGCTGGTCAATGCATGGGCCATAGGGAGAGACCCCAATGTTTGGGACAACGCAAACTCGTTTATGCCGGAGAGGTTTTTAGGGTCGGAGATTGATGTTTTAGGCCGGAGCTTTGAGCTTATTCCGTTTGGTGGTGGGAGGAGAATATGCCCTGGATTGCCATTGGCAATGAGAATGTTGAGCTTGATGTTGGGTTCGCTTATTAACTCGTTTGATGATTGGAAGCTGGAAGATGGTGTTACACCGGATACTTTGAACATGGATCAGAAGTTTGGCCTTACCTTACAGAAAGCTCAGCCACTAAAAGTTGTGCCAATTTTATATAAGAACCTAGCTTAA